One Micavibrio aeruginosavorus ARL-13 genomic window carries:
- the sugE gene encoding quaternary ammonium compound efflux SMR transporter SugE, whose protein sequence is MAWILLSLAGLFEIGWAIGLKYTQGFTVLVPSVLTLIAMTVSIVLLGLAVRDLPIGTAYAVWTGIGSVGTAILGIILFGDPATALRLACIAMIVAGIVGLKVFSPA, encoded by the coding sequence ATGGCATGGATTTTACTGAGTTTGGCGGGATTATTTGAAATCGGCTGGGCCATCGGCCTGAAATACACGCAGGGCTTTACCGTTCTGGTCCCCAGCGTCCTGACCTTGATCGCCATGACGGTCAGCATCGTCCTGTTGGGTCTGGCCGTACGGGATTTACCGATTGGAACCGCCTATGCCGTGTGGACAGGAATCGGGTCCGTGGGCACCGCCATTTTGGGCATTATCCTGTTCGGTGACCCGGCCACGGCGCTGCGCCTAGCCTGCATTGCCATGATCGTGGCAGGAATTGTCGGGCTAAAGGTTTTTAGTCCGGCTTAG
- the odhB gene encoding 2-oxoglutarate dehydrogenase complex dihydrolipoyllysine-residue succinyltransferase: protein MAQIKVPTLGESVTEATVAQWLKKEGDVVAADEPIVELETDKVTLEVNAPSAGVLVSIGVKSGETVGVGAILGEIANDAGAKPSAPAAAAPAPAATQAAAPAPAKTEEHKLSPAVQKMTADNAINPASVEGTGKDGRITKGDVINHIETARAPNAVTSAVQAAPRAIGPREERVKMTRLRQRIAQRLKEAQNNAAMLTTFNEVDMTAVMELRNLYKDQFEKKHGVKLGFMSFFVKAAVNALKELPAVNAEISGDEIIYKNYYDIGVAVSTPQGLVVPVVRDCEEKSMATIESEIGALGLRARDGKITLEEMTGGTFTITNGGVFGSLMSTPILNPPQSGILGMHKIQQRPMVMPDGSIKARPMMYLALSYDHRIIDGREAVTFLVRIKDALEDPQRLLLDI from the coding sequence ATGGCTCAAATCAAAGTCCCGACGCTGGGTGAATCCGTGACCGAGGCCACTGTGGCCCAATGGCTGAAGAAGGAAGGCGATGTCGTCGCCGCCGATGAGCCGATCGTGGAGCTGGAAACCGACAAGGTGACATTGGAAGTCAACGCACCGTCCGCTGGCGTGTTGGTCAGCATCGGTGTGAAGTCGGGTGAGACGGTTGGTGTTGGTGCCATTCTGGGCGAAATCGCTAATGATGCGGGTGCAAAACCGTCCGCGCCTGCGGCTGCTGCGCCAGCACCGGCTGCGACCCAGGCTGCAGCCCCTGCACCTGCGAAAACGGAAGAGCACAAACTGTCCCCGGCGGTTCAGAAAATGACCGCGGACAACGCCATCAACCCGGCCAGCGTAGAAGGCACGGGCAAAGATGGCCGCATCACCAAGGGTGACGTGATCAACCATATCGAGACCGCCCGCGCACCGAATGCCGTGACGTCCGCCGTTCAAGCTGCACCGCGCGCCATTGGCCCGCGTGAAGAACGTGTGAAAATGACCCGTCTGCGTCAGCGTATCGCGCAGCGTTTGAAAGAGGCCCAAAACAATGCCGCCATGCTGACCACCTTTAACGAGGTGGATATGACGGCCGTGATGGAACTGCGCAACCTGTACAAGGACCAGTTCGAGAAGAAACACGGCGTGAAGCTGGGCTTTATGTCCTTCTTCGTAAAGGCGGCTGTGAACGCCCTGAAAGAATTGCCGGCCGTGAACGCGGAAATTTCCGGTGATGAAATCATCTACAAAAACTACTACGACATTGGTGTGGCTGTTTCCACGCCGCAGGGTCTGGTGGTTCCGGTTGTGCGTGATTGCGAAGAAAAATCCATGGCGACGATTGAATCTGAAATCGGTGCCCTGGGTCTGCGCGCACGTGATGGAAAAATCACGCTGGAAGAAATGACGGGCGGCACGTTCACCATCACCAACGGTGGTGTGTTCGGGTCCCTGATGTCCACGCCGATTTTGAACCCGCCGCAATCCGGTATTCTGGGCATGCACAAAATCCAGCAACGCCCGATGGTGATGCCCGATGGTTCGATCAAGGCCCGCCCGATGATGTATCTGGCGCTGTCCTATGATCACCGCATCATTGACGGCCGTGAAGCGGTGACCTTCCTGGTCCGTATCAAGGACGCACTGGAAGATCCGCAACGTTTGCTGCTGGATATCTAA
- a CDS encoding deaminase, with amino-acid sequence MIFKRPQAQTNQPDPFAMMQMAVEVVNSSPHPTNKIAAAVSGIDHNGNPFATAATNFWPEPIQAGLDEGTRIGNSSGTIHAETACLLRAPRTEGGSIYVTDPICPNCAKNIAEAGIKKIFIDHKGFEKDFAERRGDEFQAMSLEICKKAGISVYEVRRKDKILTPILEMPDDFIPENDNPIRVTKFRRKADTGFFTEVIAAERPHYINERFAVVVAEDPTGKGVYVLSARDHITIGYTHDDHPRAAPGGKYNFILEPINRLLMNASRLGLRIMPGYVYSAIVPSPREFVNMVGGGQTQLLIGDITHARDQNGLDALKLLTDHDIVTAVEWK; translated from the coding sequence ATGATTTTTAAGCGTCCGCAGGCCCAGACCAACCAACCCGACCCATTTGCCATGATGCAGATGGCGGTTGAAGTTGTGAATTCCAGCCCCCACCCCACCAACAAGATCGCCGCCGCCGTATCGGGCATCGACCACAATGGCAATCCGTTTGCGACCGCCGCCACCAATTTCTGGCCGGAGCCGATTCAGGCGGGGTTGGATGAAGGCACACGCATCGGCAACAGCAGCGGCACCATTCACGCGGAAACCGCGTGCCTTCTGCGCGCGCCGCGGACAGAGGGGGGTAGCATTTACGTCACCGACCCCATTTGCCCCAACTGCGCCAAGAATATCGCCGAAGCCGGGATCAAAAAAATCTTTATCGACCACAAAGGGTTTGAGAAGGATTTTGCCGAACGTCGCGGTGATGAGTTTCAAGCCATGTCGCTGGAAATTTGCAAAAAAGCCGGGATCAGCGTGTACGAAGTGCGGCGCAAGGATAAAATCCTGACGCCGATTTTGGAGATGCCGGATGACTTCATCCCAGAAAACGATAACCCGATCCGCGTTACAAAATTCCGCCGCAAGGCCGATACGGGATTTTTTACTGAAGTCATCGCCGCCGAACGCCCGCATTATATCAATGAACGTTTTGCCGTTGTTGTGGCCGAAGACCCCACCGGGAAAGGCGTTTATGTGCTGAGCGCCCGCGACCATATCACAATCGGTTACACCCATGACGATCATCCGCGTGCGGCACCGGGCGGGAAATACAATTTCATACTGGAACCGATCAATCGTTTGTTGATGAACGCATCCCGGCTGGGCCTGCGCATTATGCCCGGCTATGTGTACAGCGCGATTGTGCCCAGCCCGCGTGAATTCGTGAACATGGTTGGCGGCGGACAGACGCAATTGCTGATCGGGGATATCACCCACGCCCGGGATCAAAATGGGTTGGATGCCCTGAAACTTCTGACCGATCACGACATCGTAACCGCCGTGGAATGGAAATAA
- a CDS encoding ribonuclease D, whose product MADYTIHRGDLAAGITFGDVVSIDCEMMGLNLNRDRLCVVQMYDLHSDHVHIIQFPDAVYNAPNVRAVLSDPDRLFLGHMIRLDLGWILKYLGVAITNVYCTRTASRLGQTFGASHDFKDLVSNLLGEKIDKSETSSYWGADTLTPDQIRYVINDVIFLHRLKHVLDVLLEREGRMPLMRAAMQTLPARVQMDVAGWWGDDILSFPF is encoded by the coding sequence ATGGCTGATTATACGATCCACCGCGGCGATCTGGCTGCCGGTATCACCTTTGGCGATGTCGTGTCCATCGATTGTGAAATGATGGGCCTGAACCTCAATCGCGACCGCCTGTGCGTGGTGCAGATGTACGATCTGCACAGCGACCACGTCCATATCATCCAATTCCCCGATGCGGTGTATAACGCGCCCAACGTGCGCGCGGTTCTGTCTGATCCGGACCGTCTGTTTCTGGGCCATATGATCCGCCTCGATCTGGGCTGGATTTTGAAATATCTGGGCGTGGCCATCACCAATGTCTATTGCACGCGCACGGCGTCCCGTCTGGGCCAGACCTTTGGCGCATCGCATGATTTCAAGGATCTGGTCAGCAATTTGCTGGGCGAGAAAATTGATAAAAGCGAAACGTCCAGCTATTGGGGGGCGGATACGCTGACCCCGGATCAAATCCGCTATGTCATCAACGATGTGATTTTCCTGCACCGTTTAAAGCATGTTTTGGATGTGTTGCTGGAGCGTGAGGGGCGGATGCCATTAATGCGGGCCGCCATGCAAACCTTGCCTGCCCGGGTGCAGATGGACGTCGCTGGGTGGTGGGGCGATGATATTCTGAGCTTTCCGTTCTAA
- a CDS encoding CYTH domain-containing protein, whose product MMKNHHLDLTDGVDTSPNVKQTFNDLARKVCEVEIKFLVPPSAEKDTGVDRSAFSQIDQYFREKGWIKLERPGKSLLTRQLDTPDRRMYDKGVTLRVRGECENRDLKTVSEADICVKLGKTKDESGAVRRGEFEARIADFEHSDLKPLRAKYPKDQFPEIHAALKGISVRDLREYFRIDCIRTRYVVEIPEEVTGLKGRRFVGELLLDDVAFVLDIPGRKGAPLVFHHDLEIECETLFKPCDYDSNPEAKNYVSSPLNKHETNIAMAAVKKAILEATNNRVVINNDSKAERGFKALDRELPNLESVLNTRTGHKKGSKIQSAFRLNASNDNEGPTKIHDLLSGDYGYLFRQNRPIAMTLDM is encoded by the coding sequence ATGATGAAAAACCATCATTTAGACCTTACCGACGGGGTGGATACTTCCCCGAACGTAAAGCAAACGTTCAATGATCTGGCACGCAAAGTGTGTGAGGTCGAAATCAAGTTCCTGGTCCCGCCGTCCGCTGAAAAGGACACGGGCGTTGACCGATCCGCCTTCTCTCAAATCGACCAATATTTCCGCGAAAAAGGCTGGATCAAGCTGGAACGCCCCGGCAAGAGTCTCCTGACTCGTCAGCTCGACACCCCCGACCGCCGCATGTATGACAAAGGGGTCACCCTCCGCGTCCGTGGCGAGTGCGAGAACCGCGATCTGAAAACAGTTTCCGAAGCCGATATTTGCGTCAAACTCGGTAAGACAAAAGATGAAAGCGGCGCCGTCCGCCGTGGCGAATTTGAAGCCCGCATCGCCGATTTTGAACATTCCGACCTGAAGCCGCTCCGCGCAAAATACCCCAAAGACCAATTCCCCGAAATCCATGCCGCCCTGAAGGGTATCAGCGTCCGTGATCTGCGCGAATATTTCCGCATTGATTGCATCCGCACCCGTTATGTCGTGGAAATCCCGGAAGAAGTGACCGGCCTGAAAGGTCGCCGCTTCGTTGGTGAATTGCTGCTGGATGATGTGGCTTTCGTTTTGGACATTCCGGGCCGCAAGGGCGCACCGCTGGTCTTCCACCATGATCTGGAGATCGAGTGCGAAACCCTGTTCAAGCCCTGCGACTATGACAGCAATCCGGAAGCGAAAAACTACGTTTCGTCCCCGCTGAACAAGCATGAAACAAACATCGCCATGGCCGCCGTAAAGAAAGCTATTCTGGAGGCCACAAACAACCGCGTTGTCATCAACAATGACAGCAAGGCCGAACGTGGGTTCAAGGCGCTGGATCGTGAATTGCCGAACCTGGAAAGCGTGCTGAACACCCGCACCGGGCACAAGAAAGGCTCCAAGATCCAGAGCGCCTTCCGTCTGAACGCCAGCAACGATAACGAAGGCCCGACCAAGATCCATGATCTGTTGAGTGGTGATTACGGGTACCTGTTCCGCCAGAACCGCCCGATCGCGATGACGCTGGACATGTAA